A single window of Granulicella mallensis MP5ACTX8 DNA harbors:
- a CDS encoding MFS transporter has protein sequence MDTTITPAHKPINSPRQVLFASLIGTTIEFFDFYIYATAAVIVFPQLFFSAADPASAKLASLATFGIAFLARPIGSALFGHFGDRIGRKTTLVIALSTMGISTVAIGALPTYHTIGIAASLLLALCRFGQGIGLGGEWGGAVLLAIENAPPNKRAWYGMFPQLGAPIGFFLSGGVFLVLSRWLTDKQFFSFGWRLPFLASAVLVFLGLYVRLTITETPVFQETLDRGEQVKLPMLTVFRDHTRALIAGIAVCLATFVLFYLMTVFTLSWGTSALGYTRGKFLLMQLFGVIFFAVTIPISALLAERGRKTVMLWVTALIGVFGLIMAPMFSAGTVGAVAMLALGLALMGLTYGPLGTVISELFPTRVRYTGSSLAFSLAGIVGASLAPYIATSLAKKYGLPYVGYYLTTAAVLTFLGLLSIRETKDDDLSTTRG, from the coding sequence ATGGACACCACAATTACCCCGGCGCATAAGCCCATCAACTCCCCGCGCCAGGTTCTGTTCGCCAGCCTGATCGGCACGACCATCGAGTTCTTCGACTTCTACATCTATGCCACCGCGGCAGTGATCGTCTTTCCACAACTATTCTTCTCGGCCGCCGATCCTGCTTCCGCGAAGCTGGCCTCGCTGGCGACCTTCGGCATCGCCTTTCTGGCGCGACCCATCGGCTCCGCGCTCTTCGGCCACTTTGGTGACCGCATCGGCCGCAAAACCACGCTGGTCATCGCCCTGTCGACCATGGGAATCTCAACCGTCGCCATCGGCGCATTGCCTACGTACCACACGATTGGTATTGCAGCGTCGCTGCTGTTGGCGCTATGCCGCTTTGGACAAGGAATCGGATTAGGCGGCGAGTGGGGCGGCGCTGTGCTGCTGGCCATCGAGAACGCGCCACCGAACAAACGTGCCTGGTACGGCATGTTTCCGCAGCTCGGAGCACCGATTGGATTCTTCCTCTCCGGCGGCGTCTTCCTTGTGCTCTCCCGCTGGCTCACGGATAAACAGTTCTTCTCGTTTGGCTGGCGACTTCCCTTCCTCGCCAGTGCGGTGCTGGTATTCCTCGGACTCTATGTCCGGTTGACCATTACCGAGACGCCGGTCTTCCAGGAGACCCTGGATCGAGGCGAACAGGTAAAGCTGCCCATGCTGACGGTGTTTCGCGACCATACCCGGGCGCTCATCGCCGGCATCGCAGTATGCCTGGCGACGTTCGTGCTCTTCTATCTCATGACCGTCTTTACGCTGTCCTGGGGAACCAGTGCGCTGGGCTATACCCGCGGCAAATTCCTGCTGATGCAGTTATTCGGCGTCATCTTCTTCGCAGTAACCATTCCCATCTCAGCGCTGCTCGCGGAACGTGGAAGAAAGACCGTCATGCTCTGGGTTACCGCTCTGATCGGAGTCTTCGGTTTGATCATGGCCCCGATGTTTTCAGCCGGCACCGTCGGCGCAGTCGCCATGCTGGCCTTGGGTCTGGCACTGATGGGACTCACCTACGGGCCACTCGGCACAGTCATCTCTGAGCTCTTTCCAACGCGCGTGCGCTATACCGGAAGCTCACTGGCCTTCAGTCTCGCAGGCATTGTGGGCGCTTCACTGGCACCGTACATCGCCACGTCACTGGCCAAGAAGTACGGCCTGCCCTACGTCGGCTACTATCTCACCACAGCGGCTGTTTTGACGTTCCTGGGTTTACTTTCGATCCGAGAGACGAAGGATGACGATCTCTCCACGACGAGGGGGTAA
- a CDS encoding GlxA family transcriptional regulator produces MRTVVITGPPPVQILDVTGPLEVFSQVAGYEIVLGSPDRNTELRTNRGISLTGAKPLAEIDGPIDTLMIVGGPGAENGQYDETFLAWVTKAAERSRRVASICTGAFTLAAAGLLDGKKVVTHWDFCDRLAREFPDVMVKPNPIYLRDGSIYTSAGITAGIDLTLALVEEDHGHKVALDVARKLVMFLVRPGGQAQYSHMLSHQAVTSKPLRELQVWMMENLRENLTVDRLAERIGMSPRHFTRTCLRETKMNPGQFVDRMRVEAAQQIIDSSDMGLKEIADASGFQNADSMRRTFLRILGVTAGEYSRRFNRKTSA; encoded by the coding sequence ATGCGCACTGTCGTCATTACCGGTCCGCCTCCGGTGCAAATTCTGGATGTGACTGGACCGCTTGAGGTCTTCTCTCAAGTAGCAGGCTATGAGATCGTCCTGGGAAGCCCGGACAGGAATACCGAACTGCGTACAAACCGCGGCATCTCCCTGACCGGCGCAAAGCCGCTCGCGGAGATCGACGGGCCCATCGACACACTCATGATTGTGGGTGGTCCGGGAGCGGAGAACGGCCAGTATGACGAGACCTTTCTTGCGTGGGTCACAAAGGCAGCCGAGCGTTCAAGACGCGTCGCCTCCATCTGTACAGGAGCTTTCACGCTGGCTGCGGCGGGGCTTCTCGACGGGAAAAAAGTAGTCACACACTGGGACTTCTGCGATCGGCTTGCCCGAGAGTTCCCAGATGTAATGGTGAAACCCAATCCCATTTACTTGCGCGATGGATCTATCTACACCTCGGCAGGAATCACCGCCGGCATCGATCTGACGCTGGCGCTCGTAGAAGAAGACCACGGGCATAAGGTCGCGCTCGATGTGGCGCGCAAGCTGGTCATGTTTCTGGTTCGACCCGGCGGCCAGGCGCAGTACAGCCACATGCTGTCGCATCAGGCAGTCACGTCCAAGCCACTGCGTGAATTGCAGGTATGGATGATGGAAAACTTACGCGAGAACCTGACGGTCGACCGCCTGGCCGAGCGAATCGGGATGAGTCCTCGCCACTTTACCCGTACGTGTCTGCGCGAGACCAAGATGAACCCAGGGCAGTTTGTCGACCGCATGCGGGTAGAAGCTGCCCAGCAGATAATCGACAGCTCCGATATGGGTCTCAAGGAGATTGCTGACGCAAGCGGTTTTCAGAATGCCGACTCGATGCGCCGCACATTTCTTCGCATCCTCGGGGTCACAGCAGGAGAGTATAGCCGCAGGTTCAATCGCAAAACGTCTGCATAG
- a CDS encoding HD domain-containing protein, which translates to MTTTQNTTLIPDTKLAKEATDILREHGTDLIYNHSVRVYLFAAEQGRHAKLRFDPELLYVSAAFHDLGLIKAFSSETERFEVDGANAVRQFLTTHKIPEDQIQVAWRAIALHTTPGVTQYMEPEVALLFSGVGLDVLGEGFDTFPVEVREEIVAAYPRVDFKEGIVKAFFGGFAHKPGSTWGTVKADVCERFISGYKSPNFCDLIANSPFPNSIRH; encoded by the coding sequence ATGACTACTACGCAAAACACGACTCTGATTCCCGATACCAAACTCGCGAAAGAAGCTACCGATATTCTTCGCGAGCATGGAACGGACCTGATCTACAACCACTCTGTTCGTGTCTACCTGTTTGCCGCGGAACAAGGACGGCATGCAAAACTGCGTTTCGACCCTGAACTGCTGTACGTCAGTGCGGCGTTTCACGATCTCGGACTGATCAAGGCGTTCTCCAGCGAGACAGAGCGCTTTGAAGTGGATGGCGCGAATGCGGTGCGCCAGTTCCTGACCACTCACAAGATTCCCGAGGACCAGATCCAGGTCGCATGGCGTGCGATTGCACTGCACACCACGCCGGGCGTAACGCAGTATATGGAGCCTGAGGTGGCGCTGCTGTTCTCCGGTGTAGGGCTGGACGTGCTGGGTGAAGGGTTCGATACTTTTCCCGTAGAAGTTCGCGAAGAGATCGTCGCGGCCTATCCGCGCGTTGATTTCAAAGAGGGCATCGTGAAGGCGTTCTTTGGCGGCTTCGCGCACAAGCCGGGCTCGACCTGGGGTACGGTCAAAGCCGATGTCTGCGAGCGATTTATTTCGGGTTACAAGAGCCCTAACTTTTGCGACCTGATCGCGAACTCTCCATTCCCGAACTCGATTCGTCACTAA
- a CDS encoding carboxypeptidase-like regulatory domain-containing protein encodes MTGTVTDVEGGAIPGATISVDGPSPGDHHTATADGDGYFTLIGLHPSVSYHAKVTAKGFADWTSPALVLTPGQESEIADIKLTVSTVQTVDAISASELAVEQVKAEEQQRVLGIIPNFYVSYDHRFVPMSTKLKYKLAFKTSTDVVTFGTAIFLAGINQAGDTPDYVQGAKGYGQRVGAAYADAASDIMIGGAVLPSLLHQDPRYFYQGTGTTKSRVMHALASPFIAKGDNGREQFNYSSIGGDFAAAALTNVYYPPSNRGPGLVFSSALTTTGGRMISALAQEFILSKFTSRGKDPK; translated from the coding sequence GTGACCGGAACCGTGACCGATGTTGAAGGCGGGGCGATTCCCGGAGCGACGATTAGCGTCGACGGGCCCTCCCCCGGCGATCACCACACGGCCACGGCAGACGGGGATGGATATTTCACCCTCATCGGTCTCCATCCGTCCGTCTCCTATCACGCGAAGGTCACCGCAAAGGGATTTGCGGACTGGACCTCGCCTGCTCTCGTGCTTACGCCGGGACAGGAGTCTGAGATCGCCGACATCAAGCTCACGGTTTCGACGGTGCAGACGGTAGATGCGATTAGTGCTTCAGAGCTTGCCGTGGAGCAGGTCAAGGCGGAGGAGCAGCAGCGCGTTCTGGGCATCATTCCCAACTTTTATGTCTCCTACGATCATCGGTTTGTGCCGATGTCGACGAAGCTGAAGTACAAGCTCGCGTTTAAGACCTCAACCGATGTCGTTACCTTCGGTACGGCGATCTTTCTGGCGGGTATCAACCAGGCTGGAGACACGCCCGATTACGTTCAGGGTGCAAAAGGCTACGGTCAGCGCGTGGGTGCTGCCTATGCTGACGCTGCCTCCGACATCATGATCGGCGGCGCTGTCCTGCCTTCTCTGCTGCACCAGGACCCGCGCTATTTTTATCAGGGTACGGGGACGACAAAGTCTCGCGTCATGCACGCCCTCGCCAGCCCCTTCATCGCCAAGGGTGATAACGGCCGCGAGCAGTTCAACTACTCCAGCATTGGTGGCGACTTTGCTGCCGCTGCGCTGACCAATGTGTACTATCCCCCCTCCAATCGCGGCCCGGGCCTGGTCTTTAGTAGTGCTTTGACCACTACAGGCGGCCGTATGATCAGCGCGCTGGCCCAGGAGTTCATCCTGAGCAAGTTCACCAGCAGAGGGAAGGACCCCAAGTAA
- a CDS encoding TolC family protein: protein MRMMSHRSISNLRASLALCLALPLCAKPLAAQSTSTAATTTEAVTTISLDEAIRRAEANESGFASASAESRASQLNRSIARAGLLPSASFHNQYLFTQGNGSGDRIGQTANAPAPRFIANNAVHEYASQGVVNETVGLQQFSAVSLADANAAKAAAEMEIARRGLVSAVVTLYYGLISAETKLTALQRASDEANHFVTLTQQREEARESAHADVVKAQLQQQQRSRDLADAQVAATRARLELGVLLFPDPRTPFKTEATAVPVLPDRSDIEADAAKNNAELKSALASLHASQAEVTSARAAYLPDLGLNFTYGVDAPQFAAKGPDGARNLGYSASATLDIPLWDWLATQHKVKQSEIRRDAAKVALSAAQRRLIANLAEFYDEAAAARDQLASLDQSIMTAQESLRLTRLRYTGGEGTVFEVVDAQNTLLSAEAARADGAVRYQVALANLQTLTGRF from the coding sequence ATGCGAATGATGTCTCACCGCTCTATCAGCAACCTTCGCGCAAGCCTGGCTCTCTGCCTCGCTTTGCCCCTCTGTGCAAAACCATTGGCGGCACAATCCACATCAACCGCAGCCACGACCACGGAGGCCGTCACAACGATCTCGCTGGACGAAGCGATTCGCCGCGCCGAGGCTAACGAATCCGGGTTTGCCTCAGCTTCGGCCGAGAGCCGTGCCTCCCAACTGAACCGCTCCATCGCGCGTGCAGGCCTGCTCCCCTCGGCAAGCTTTCATAACCAGTATCTCTTCACCCAGGGCAATGGGTCAGGAGACCGCATCGGCCAGACGGCCAACGCCCCTGCGCCGCGCTTCATCGCTAACAACGCCGTACATGAATATGCCAGCCAGGGAGTCGTCAACGAGACGGTGGGCCTGCAGCAGTTCAGCGCCGTAAGCCTGGCCGATGCCAACGCTGCGAAGGCTGCCGCCGAGATGGAGATTGCACGACGGGGACTGGTGTCGGCGGTGGTGACGCTGTACTACGGACTAATCTCGGCAGAGACGAAGCTCACTGCGCTCCAGCGTGCCTCCGATGAAGCCAATCACTTCGTAACGCTTACCCAGCAACGCGAAGAGGCACGGGAGTCGGCCCACGCCGATGTGGTGAAAGCACAGTTGCAGCAGCAGCAGCGTTCACGCGATCTGGCCGATGCACAGGTGGCTGCGACACGAGCCAGGCTGGAGCTTGGCGTACTTCTCTTCCCTGACCCGCGTACGCCTTTCAAGACCGAAGCCACCGCGGTACCGGTGCTTCCCGATCGCAGCGATATCGAAGCGGACGCCGCGAAGAACAACGCCGAACTAAAGAGTGCCCTGGCTTCGCTGCATGCGAGCCAGGCGGAGGTCACGTCGGCACGTGCAGCCTATCTCCCTGACCTGGGACTGAACTTCACCTATGGTGTCGACGCCCCTCAGTTCGCGGCAAAGGGCCCGGATGGGGCGCGCAATCTTGGCTACTCGGCCAGCGCCACCCTGGACATTCCTCTCTGGGACTGGCTTGCGACGCAGCACAAGGTGAAGCAGAGCGAGATCCGCCGCGATGCCGCCAAGGTGGCGCTCTCCGCGGCGCAGCGCCGGTTGATCGCCAACCTCGCAGAGTTCTATGACGAAGCTGCTGCTGCACGCGATCAACTGGCCTCACTCGACCAGAGCATCATGACCGCGCAGGAGAGCCTGCGCCTGACACGGCTCCGTTATACGGGCGGCGAGGGCACGGTGTTCGAGGTCGTCGACGCGCAGAACACGCTCCTCTCCGCCGAAGCCGCGCGCGCCGATGGCGCCGTTCGCTATCAGGTTGCACTCGCTAACCTCCAGACACTCACGGGAAGGTTTTAA
- a CDS encoding efflux RND transporter periplasmic adaptor subunit yields MLLRSRNFIGFGVVLFCLSTAGCKKTDPTPEVAVSVEAAKPETGPISEQITSDAILAPLAQAALSPKISAPVREFYVQRGAHVHVGQLLVSLEDRDLAATALDNRGSYTAAEAAYDQTTKAQMPEDTQKAELDLAQAKANLDLNRSIVSGRRQLLKEGAIPGRDLDTAEAALVQAQAAYDSAAKHLQSVQSVSHAAAGKSAEGQLTSAKGKFQNAEAQLSYASLRSPIDGVVTDRPLFAGETAQAGTPLITVMDTSSLLAKVHLSQAAAQRMKVGDKAQVTIPGMDEPVEATVSLISPALDPGSTTVEVWVKLKNPDGKLKAGTPVHLAIAGRTVPDALQIPTQALVPAKDGSLGVMVISDGAAHLKPVQIGIRLPDKVQITSGISASDMVITSGGYGLDDNTKVTTAKAEGAAGDKD; encoded by the coding sequence ATGCTTCTTCGCTCACGAAATTTCATTGGCTTTGGCGTCGTGTTGTTCTGCCTCAGCACAGCAGGTTGCAAGAAGACCGACCCCACACCTGAGGTCGCAGTTTCCGTCGAAGCAGCCAAACCCGAGACCGGCCCCATCTCCGAGCAGATCACCAGCGATGCCATCCTCGCGCCGCTGGCACAGGCGGCCCTGTCGCCGAAGATCAGCGCGCCGGTTAGGGAGTTTTACGTGCAGCGTGGAGCTCATGTCCATGTGGGACAGCTTCTGGTGTCTCTGGAAGACCGCGACCTTGCGGCAACCGCTCTCGACAATCGCGGCAGCTATACGGCAGCCGAAGCAGCCTACGATCAGACGACCAAGGCACAGATGCCCGAGGACACCCAGAAGGCCGAGCTGGATCTTGCTCAGGCCAAGGCGAACCTCGATCTCAATCGCAGCATCGTGAGCGGCCGCAGGCAGTTGCTCAAAGAAGGCGCGATTCCAGGACGCGATCTCGACACCGCAGAGGCAGCGCTGGTACAGGCACAGGCAGCGTACGACTCCGCCGCCAAGCACCTGCAGTCTGTGCAGAGCGTCAGCCACGCGGCTGCAGGCAAGAGTGCAGAGGGTCAGTTGACCTCAGCTAAAGGCAAGTTCCAAAACGCCGAGGCACAGTTGAGCTATGCCTCGCTGCGCAGCCCCATCGACGGGGTTGTGACCGATCGTCCTCTGTTCGCTGGCGAGACCGCCCAGGCAGGCACGCCGCTCATCACCGTAATGGACACTTCGTCTCTACTGGCGAAGGTGCATCTCTCGCAGGCGGCAGCGCAGCGGATGAAGGTTGGCGATAAAGCGCAGGTCACCATACCCGGCATGGACGAACCGGTCGAGGCCACCGTCTCCCTCATCAGCCCGGCGCTCGATCCAGGCTCGACGACCGTCGAAGTCTGGGTGAAGCTCAAAAATCCCGACGGCAAGCTGAAAGCGGGCACACCGGTTCATCTCGCCATTGCGGGACGAACCGTTCCGGATGCCCTGCAGATTCCAACCCAGGCGCTGGTCCCAGCGAAGGACGGCAGCCTCGGCGTTATGGTCATCAGCGATGGCGCAGCGCATCTGAAGCCGGTCCAGATCGGCATTCGACTTCCCGACAAGGTGCAGATCACGAGCGGCATCAGCGCGTCGGACATGGTGATTACATCGGGCGGCTATGGCCTCGACGACAACACCAAGGTCACCACGGCAAAGGCTGAAGGCGCGGCTGGGGACAAAGACTAA
- a CDS encoding efflux RND transporter permease subunit: MAAPESSSFWLARSTRTVFFFVFALTMAGVWAALRVPISVFPETNFPRVVIGVDNGVMPVEQMEVTITKPIESAVNSVPGLVTVRSNTSRGSAEISLFFDWSVDMFHTLQLVNAAMSTVQQSLPATAKITTNRLTFATFPILGYSLTSDTVSQTQLWELATYDLAPPLNRVPGVSTVTVQGGKVPEFHVVPNLAKLQAAGVTILDLTNAIQAANIIDSPGLYEQDHQLVLGLVGAQVHDIDGLRQLVVKTTASGTAIRVGDIAQVVDATMPVYTVVTANGKAAVLINITRQSSGNTVAVADQVAAEIAQLQKKLPPGVTLKPYYDQSQLVRESISSVRDAIFLGLVLACVILFVFLHDWRSSLIAGLVIPVTVAVTILFLWVIGESFNLMTLGGLAAAIGLVIDDAIVVVENIVLHRDAGEHRVEAVRKALREIMRPLIGSTITPVVVFLPLVAVTGVTGSFFRALAITMTVSLLTSLVLALTWTPGLGIVLLRSHSGDTKPKDTSGHPEPGRALARVMQWHRSALEWSLRKPQMLGLLCVVLAAGAFFAYRSLGSDLLPEMDEGGFVLDYIMPAGSSLAETNRVLTHVEKILHDTPEVESTSRRTGLQMGLAAVTEANTGDITVKLKAKRSRAIDDVMNDIRDEIKSTEPELDVEFTQVLQDMIGDLSNAPEPIQIKLFSNDSKLLYELGPRIADAIGKVKGVVDVQNGVDNTISGPATNFQIDPVLAARMGFTPTEVAEDATSILDGVTPNDPLIANGRPYTIRVRLGDETRSSLDAIENTVFNSSTGHTATLGSMTQITQLPPQNEIHRENLEQTVVVTGRLEGSDLGTGVAQVQKVVAAMHLPPSVRVEYGGTYQEQQKSFADLLRVLLLALVLVFGVLLAEFRNLSAPVAILASSVLSIAGVVFALLVTGISFNVASFMGLIMVIGIVAKNGILLLDADERFRTEGASARDAMLFAAQRRLRPILMTAVAAVCGMLPLAFAFGAGSKMLQPLAIAVIGGLALSMLLSLVVTPVVYYLLTRNEEREIVL; the protein is encoded by the coding sequence ATGGCCGCTCCCGAATCCTCTTCCTTCTGGCTGGCACGCTCGACGCGTACCGTATTCTTCTTCGTCTTCGCCCTGACCATGGCTGGGGTCTGGGCCGCATTGCGCGTGCCGATCTCTGTCTTTCCCGAGACCAACTTTCCACGCGTGGTCATCGGCGTCGATAACGGCGTGATGCCGGTCGAGCAGATGGAAGTCACGATCACCAAGCCGATCGAGAGCGCGGTGAATAGCGTTCCGGGACTGGTTACCGTGCGCTCCAACACCAGCCGCGGTTCGGCAGAGATCAGCCTCTTCTTCGACTGGTCCGTGGACATGTTCCACACCCTGCAACTGGTAAACGCGGCCATGAGCACCGTGCAGCAGAGCCTGCCCGCTACAGCAAAGATCACCACCAACCGGCTGACCTTCGCAACCTTTCCCATCCTCGGCTACAGCCTCACCTCCGACACCGTCTCGCAGACGCAGCTCTGGGAGCTGGCCACGTACGATCTCGCGCCGCCGCTGAATCGCGTGCCCGGTGTCAGCACCGTTACCGTCCAGGGCGGTAAGGTCCCTGAATTCCATGTCGTCCCGAACCTCGCGAAGCTGCAGGCTGCAGGGGTCACGATTCTCGATCTCACCAATGCTATTCAAGCCGCGAACATCATCGATTCGCCCGGCCTCTACGAACAGGACCATCAACTGGTGCTCGGCCTCGTCGGCGCACAGGTGCATGACATCGACGGACTGCGGCAGCTCGTCGTAAAGACCACCGCCAGCGGTACTGCCATACGTGTTGGAGACATCGCTCAGGTGGTGGACGCCACGATGCCTGTCTACACCGTGGTGACAGCCAACGGCAAAGCTGCGGTACTGATCAACATTACCCGCCAGTCTTCGGGCAACACCGTCGCCGTCGCGGACCAGGTTGCAGCGGAGATCGCACAGCTGCAAAAGAAGCTGCCGCCGGGCGTCACGCTCAAGCCTTACTACGATCAGTCGCAGCTGGTGCGCGAGAGCATCTCCAGCGTGCGCGACGCGATCTTTCTCGGACTCGTCCTCGCCTGCGTCATCCTCTTCGTCTTCCTGCACGACTGGCGCTCATCGCTCATCGCCGGCCTCGTAATTCCGGTCACGGTTGCCGTCACCATTCTCTTCCTCTGGGTCATCGGCGAGAGCTTCAACCTGATGACGCTCGGCGGCCTGGCTGCGGCCATCGGCCTGGTCATCGACGATGCGATTGTGGTCGTCGAAAACATTGTGCTGCATCGCGACGCGGGCGAGCATCGCGTTGAGGCCGTGCGCAAGGCCCTGCGCGAGATCATGCGTCCTCTGATCGGCTCCACGATCACACCGGTCGTCGTCTTTCTGCCGCTGGTGGCTGTCACTGGAGTAACAGGCAGCTTCTTCCGCGCACTGGCCATCACGATGACGGTCTCGCTACTGACCTCGCTGGTGCTGGCGCTCACCTGGACCCCAGGCCTTGGCATCGTGCTGCTGCGCAGCCATAGCGGAGACACGAAGCCCAAAGATACCAGCGGCCATCCGGAGCCGGGCCGTGCGCTGGCGCGCGTGATGCAGTGGCACCGCTCCGCGCTGGAGTGGTCGCTGCGAAAACCGCAAATGCTCGGGCTTCTCTGCGTGGTACTGGCCGCCGGAGCCTTCTTCGCCTATCGCTCGCTCGGCTCCGATCTATTGCCCGAGATGGATGAAGGCGGCTTCGTGCTCGACTACATCATGCCGGCCGGCAGTTCGCTCGCGGAGACCAACCGCGTGCTAACCCACGTGGAAAAGATTTTGCACGACACACCCGAGGTCGAAAGCACCTCACGCCGCACGGGCCTGCAGATGGGCCTCGCTGCCGTCACAGAGGCGAACACCGGCGACATCACCGTCAAACTAAAGGCCAAGCGCAGCCGCGCGATCGATGACGTGATGAATGATATCCGCGACGAGATCAAATCCACGGAACCTGAGTTGGACGTCGAGTTCACGCAGGTATTGCAGGACATGATCGGCGATCTCTCTAACGCTCCCGAGCCGATCCAGATCAAGCTATTCTCCAACGACTCGAAGCTGCTCTACGAGCTTGGCCCCCGCATAGCGGACGCCATCGGGAAGGTAAAAGGCGTCGTCGACGTGCAGAACGGTGTCGACAATACGATTAGCGGCCCGGCCACCAACTTCCAGATCGATCCTGTGCTGGCAGCCCGCATGGGCTTTACACCCACCGAGGTCGCCGAAGATGCTACCTCGATCCTCGACGGCGTCACGCCGAACGATCCCTTGATTGCAAATGGCAGACCCTATACGATTCGCGTGCGGCTTGGTGACGAGACGCGCAGCTCGCTCGACGCGATTGAGAACACGGTCTTCAACAGCAGCACCGGCCACACCGCGACGCTCGGATCGATGACGCAGATTACGCAACTGCCGCCGCAGAACGAGATCCATCGCGAAAATCTGGAGCAGACCGTTGTCGTGACTGGAAGGCTTGAGGGTTCTGACCTCGGCACGGGCGTGGCCCAGGTGCAGAAGGTTGTCGCGGCGATGCACCTGCCACCAAGCGTGCGCGTAGAGTATGGCGGCACGTATCAGGAGCAGCAGAAGTCATTTGCGGACCTGCTGCGCGTGCTCCTGCTGGCTCTGGTCCTCGTCTTCGGAGTACTGCTGGCGGAGTTCCGCAATCTCTCGGCGCCGGTAGCAATCCTGGCCTCCTCGGTGCTATCGATCGCGGGCGTCGTCTTCGCTCTTCTTGTCACGGGCATCAGCTTCAATGTCGCCTCGTTCATGGGGCTCATTATGGTGATCGGCATCGTGGCGAAGAACGGCATCCTGCTGCTCGATGCGGATGAACGGTTCCGTACAGAGGGTGCCAGTGCGCGCGATGCCATGCTGTTCGCCGCGCAGCGGAGATTGCGGCCAATTCTGATGACCGCGGTCGCGGCAGTCTGTGGGATGTTGCCGCTGGCCTTCGCGTTCGGTGCGGGGTCGAAGATGTTGCAGCCGCTAGCAATTGCGGTGATCGGCGGATTGGCTCTTTCGATGTTGCTGAGTCTGGTGGTGACACCGGTGGTTTATTACCTGCTCACGCGCAATGAGGAACGTGAGATCGTCCTGTAA
- a CDS encoding YncE family protein has product MPFFPSRVGARLFMALGAATLCCTFAQAQQPYKVLDHWKIGGTGGWDYLLADPAAHLLYITHGPRVEVLDTETGKPVAAIIGLKGTHGIALDADGKYGYISDGGSNDVLVFDRHSFKTVTTIPAGTNPDGIVFDPATKTVWAFNGRSNNVTVIDTATNQVVATLPVPGKPEFPVADGQGSVYDNIESTNQIVRFDARAKKQTAAWKLENCESPSGLALDKDHRQLFAVCDGKKMAVVDADSGKQLASPAIGDSPDAAGFSAKHRLAFSSNGEGTLTVVDAAHDFKVIEDLPTEKGARTMAYDSGKDRIYVVTAQLGPRPEPTAQAPRPRPAVVPDSFQVIVIGR; this is encoded by the coding sequence ATGCCTTTCTTTCCTTCCCGTGTCGGTGCTCGTTTGTTCATGGCCCTTGGCGCTGCGACGCTTTGCTGCACCTTCGCCCAGGCCCAGCAGCCTTACAAAGTTCTTGACCACTGGAAGATCGGCGGTACGGGGGGCTGGGACTACCTGCTCGCCGACCCTGCAGCGCATCTGCTGTACATTACGCACGGCCCGCGCGTTGAGGTGCTCGATACCGAAACAGGCAAGCCCGTCGCGGCGATTATTGGTCTGAAGGGTACGCATGGTATCGCACTCGATGCTGATGGCAAGTACGGCTACATCAGCGATGGCGGCAGCAACGATGTCCTGGTCTTCGATCGCCACAGCTTCAAAACGGTGACGACGATTCCTGCAGGCACCAATCCCGACGGCATCGTGTTCGATCCGGCGACGAAGACCGTGTGGGCGTTTAATGGCCGCAGCAACAACGTCACCGTCATCGACACCGCAACCAACCAGGTCGTCGCGACGCTCCCTGTTCCCGGCAAGCCCGAGTTTCCAGTAGCAGACGGTCAGGGCTCGGTCTACGACAACATCGAGAGCACGAATCAAATTGTCCGCTTCGATGCGCGCGCGAAGAAGCAGACGGCGGCATGGAAGCTCGAGAACTGCGAATCGCCCTCGGGACTGGCGCTTGACAAAGATCATCGCCAGCTCTTCGCGGTATGCGATGGCAAAAAGATGGCCGTGGTCGACGCCGACAGCGGCAAGCAGTTGGCATCGCCTGCTATCGGCGATAGCCCCGATGCCGCGGGTTTCAGCGCGAAGCATCGGCTGGCGTTCAGCTCCAATGGAGAAGGCACTCTGACGGTGGTGGATGCCGCTCACGACTTCAAGGTGATCGAGGACCTGCCTACGGAGAAGGGCGCACGGACGATGGCGTACGACTCCGGCAAGGATCGCATCTATGTGGTGACGGCACAGCTTGGACCGCGTCCTGAACCGACGGCACAGGCTCCACGGCCCCGGCCTGCGGTGGTTCCGGATAGCTTCCAGGTGATTGTGATCGGGCGGTAG